The Xanthomonas sp. DAR 34887 genome has a segment encoding these proteins:
- a CDS encoding histidine-type phosphatase, with the protein MPSIPRLAAALLVLALLPFATVHAATAAASDILEKVLILKRHGVRSAMSSPEQLGRYSARPWPRFGVPAGDLTENGARLEALFGAYYRALYAPQGLFAGDACAGAYYWANRTQRTIASARALASTLTPGCANAVHSVADGASDPLFDGAPALRTPAALALMRAAIAGRIGGDAAAWNAAQRDAIDTLQQLLLQCAQRPCPADTDAGKQRLDAVAARMGDSEDGIPGIEGPAAAASGISESLLMGWADGQDFAVLGWQGLDEASLLRAFAPHQAEFALRLRAPAVARMASSPLAARVLATLQQGSDGTAHPAAIGSDAPLVVLSGHDGTLTLLAGMLDLHWQLPGYQPDQTVPGGALVFERWRRADGQRVIRLRYTAQSLAQLREQRALTLQAPPLSSPVFIPGCSSATPDYDCALPTLAALFGSAIDPQFLGE; encoded by the coding sequence ATGCCTTCGATTCCTCGCCTCGCCGCCGCCCTGCTCGTCCTCGCCCTGCTGCCGTTCGCCACGGTGCACGCCGCAACCGCAGCAGCGTCGGACATCCTGGAAAAGGTGCTGATCCTCAAACGCCACGGGGTGCGCTCGGCGATGTCCAGCCCGGAACAGCTGGGCCGCTATTCGGCGCGCCCATGGCCGCGTTTCGGCGTGCCGGCCGGTGACCTGACCGAGAACGGCGCGCGCCTGGAAGCGCTGTTCGGCGCCTACTACCGCGCGCTCTATGCGCCGCAGGGACTGTTCGCCGGCGATGCCTGCGCCGGCGCCTACTACTGGGCCAATCGCACCCAGCGTACCATCGCTTCGGCGCGCGCATTGGCGAGCACGCTGACACCGGGTTGCGCGAACGCGGTGCACAGCGTCGCCGACGGCGCCTCCGATCCGCTGTTCGACGGCGCGCCGGCCTTGCGCACCCCCGCCGCGCTCGCGTTGATGCGCGCGGCCATCGCCGGCCGCATCGGCGGCGACGCCGCGGCCTGGAATGCGGCGCAGCGCGATGCGATCGACACGCTGCAGCAACTGCTGTTGCAGTGCGCACAGCGGCCGTGCCCGGCCGACACAGACGCCGGCAAGCAGCGCCTGGACGCGGTGGCCGCACGAATGGGCGACAGCGAAGACGGCATTCCCGGCATCGAAGGCCCGGCGGCGGCGGCCTCCGGCATCAGCGAAAGCCTGCTGATGGGCTGGGCCGATGGACAGGACTTCGCCGTACTGGGTTGGCAAGGCCTGGACGAGGCCAGCCTGCTGCGTGCATTCGCCCCGCACCAGGCCGAGTTCGCGTTGCGGCTGCGCGCGCCGGCGGTGGCGCGCATGGCCAGTTCGCCGCTGGCCGCACGCGTGCTGGCCACGCTGCAACAAGGCAGCGATGGCACCGCGCATCCGGCAGCGATCGGCAGCGACGCGCCGCTGGTGGTGCTATCCGGACACGACGGCACGCTGACCCTGCTGGCCGGCATGCTCGATCTGCACTGGCAATTGCCCGGCTACCAGCCCGACCAGACCGTGCCCGGCGGCGCACTGGTGTTCGAACGCTGGCGCCGCGCCGACGGGCAACGCGTGATCCGCCTGCGCTACACCGCGCAGAGCCTGGCGCAGCTGCGCGAACAACGTGCGTTGACGCTGCAGGCGCCGCCACTCTCCTCGCCGGTGTTCATTCCCGGCTGCAGCAGCGCCACCCCGGACTACGACTGTGCGCTGCCGACCCTGGCGGCGCTGTTCGGCAGCGCGATCGACCCGCAATTCCTCGGCGAATGA
- a CDS encoding TonB-dependent receptor yields the protein MRRTLFLSVALALHAGAAGAQTTPIAVDAIPAQPLARALNTLSRQSGLQFVYAAGIAGNPQTRGTSAGATPEQALQQLLDGTGLRYRYLNPTTVTIEAASAAGDAARAVPAASATAMPAAAPTADAPVKELDRIQVLGSYAGSLSAALREKRYADSVVDVIAAEDIGKLPAQNVAEALQRVPGVSIVRDRGEGVYVRVRGLGPNFQVTTLNGQTMAVNENVRTSGQTGRQFRYDTLPAELVSGLEVIKSPTADLDEGAIGGIVNVRTFRPLELGKTLTNVSLESSQAQRTHANDPRVSGLFNWVNADGSFGMLISGAYAQRSLRQDRVNEVSWDYYPNGVPGAAGAYYAPTGLRPTLELEQRERTGVAASLQWKPSAAWETNLDLLYAKQTVHYDEYSLGVGFDSLAKMSNIRVEHGGITGFDYRNGQVQISRETSGITDDNRSARLSSTWSGDRWTLGAVAFHSQAHSYDSDPIRRTRLRSGTTLSMHVDMPQADDDNVPNWSFSNGFDPSNPATVAGRRLEWREIDARDKEDALQFDAKRALDGDFFRDLKVGAKYRQRSRSYDRADLLLNSIAGVRFPAGNFTALPVDDMLADANGSLPRQWLAPIESTFWGNWPTATDLANTPNSADLQNSYEVKEKIGSAYAMADFGSTLAGREVRGNLGVRLVRTEQTTDGHADVDGSAQPVHFERSYSNVLPSFNAAWDVRDDMVLRSSAAKVITRPDLTDLSSKLTFNSSGEILTASGGNPGLRPFEAWQYDLTFEWYIDGTSALTGGVFYKDISSFIQTRMSNLVYQGQTYLLSSKTNGSEAKVKGAEVAYQQVFAGLPAPLDGLGMQLNYTWTDSEATYRDGTRTFTDSLEGVARNTYNAVLFYEKGPLMARVSYSWSDDILNAVGTANVATLNSDRFGSLDANVAWKVNDTLSLFVNAINLTGEVQRQYVGDHLFGGYTDYGRTWSVGLRARF from the coding sequence ATGCGCCGCACCCTGTTCCTTTCCGTCGCCCTCGCCCTGCATGCCGGCGCCGCCGGCGCCCAGACCACGCCCATCGCGGTCGATGCGATTCCCGCACAGCCATTGGCGCGCGCGCTCAACACCTTGTCGCGGCAGAGCGGATTGCAGTTCGTCTATGCCGCAGGCATCGCCGGCAACCCGCAGACCCGCGGCACCAGCGCCGGCGCCACGCCGGAGCAGGCCCTGCAACAACTGCTCGACGGCACCGGCCTGCGCTACCGCTATCTCAATCCGACCACGGTGACGATCGAAGCGGCGAGCGCGGCGGGCGACGCAGCGCGGGCGGTCCCGGCCGCGAGCGCGACCGCGATGCCGGCCGCCGCGCCCACGGCGGACGCACCGGTGAAGGAACTGGACCGCATCCAGGTGCTCGGCAGCTACGCCGGCAGCCTCAGCGCCGCGCTGCGCGAGAAGCGCTACGCCGACAGCGTGGTCGACGTGATCGCCGCCGAGGACATCGGCAAGCTGCCGGCGCAGAACGTGGCCGAAGCGCTGCAGCGCGTGCCCGGCGTGTCGATCGTGCGCGACCGCGGCGAAGGTGTGTACGTGCGCGTGCGCGGTCTGGGTCCGAACTTCCAGGTGACCACGCTCAACGGCCAGACCATGGCGGTCAACGAGAACGTGCGCACCTCCGGGCAGACCGGGCGCCAGTTCCGCTACGACACGCTGCCGGCCGAACTGGTATCCGGCCTGGAGGTGATCAAGAGCCCCACCGCCGACCTGGACGAAGGCGCGATCGGCGGCATCGTCAACGTGCGCACGTTTCGTCCGCTGGAACTGGGCAAGACTCTGACCAATGTATCGCTGGAATCGAGCCAGGCGCAGCGCACCCACGCCAACGATCCGCGCGTGTCCGGCCTGTTCAACTGGGTCAACGCCGACGGCAGCTTCGGCATGCTGATCTCCGGCGCCTACGCGCAGCGCAGCCTGCGCCAGGACCGGGTCAACGAAGTCAGCTGGGACTACTACCCCAACGGTGTGCCGGGCGCAGCGGGCGCCTATTACGCGCCGACCGGTCTGCGCCCGACGCTGGAACTGGAGCAACGCGAGCGCACCGGCGTGGCCGCCTCGCTGCAGTGGAAACCGAGCGCGGCGTGGGAGACCAACCTGGACCTGCTCTACGCCAAGCAGACCGTGCACTACGACGAATACAGCCTGGGCGTGGGCTTCGACAGCCTGGCCAAGATGAGCAATATCCGCGTCGAGCACGGCGGCATCACCGGTTTCGACTACCGCAACGGCCAGGTGCAGATCTCGCGCGAGACCTCCGGCATCACCGACGACAACCGCAGCGCGCGTCTGTCCAGCACCTGGAGCGGCGATCGCTGGACGCTGGGCGCGGTGGCGTTCCACTCGCAGGCGCACAGCTACGATTCGGACCCGATCCGGCGTACCCGCCTGCGCAGCGGCACCACCCTGTCGATGCACGTGGACATGCCGCAGGCCGACGACGACAACGTGCCGAACTGGAGCTTCAGCAACGGCTTCGATCCGAGCAACCCGGCCACCGTGGCCGGGCGCCGCCTGGAATGGCGCGAGATCGATGCGCGCGACAAGGAAGACGCGCTGCAGTTCGACGCCAAGCGCGCGCTCGACGGCGACTTCTTCCGCGACCTCAAGGTCGGCGCCAAGTACCGCCAGCGCTCGCGCAGCTACGACCGCGCCGACCTGTTGCTCAACAGCATCGCCGGCGTGCGCTTCCCGGCCGGCAACTTCACCGCGCTGCCGGTGGACGACATGCTCGCCGACGCCAACGGCAGCCTGCCGCGGCAATGGCTGGCGCCGATCGAATCCACCTTCTGGGGCAACTGGCCGACTGCAACCGACCTGGCCAACACGCCCAACAGCGCCGACCTGCAGAACTCCTACGAAGTGAAGGAAAAGATCGGCTCGGCCTATGCGATGGCCGATTTCGGCAGCACACTGGCCGGACGCGAGGTGCGCGGCAATCTCGGCGTGCGCCTGGTGCGCACCGAACAGACCACCGATGGCCACGCCGACGTCGACGGCAGCGCGCAGCCGGTGCATTTCGAGCGCAGCTACAGCAACGTGCTGCCCTCGTTCAACGCCGCCTGGGACGTGCGCGACGACATGGTGCTGCGCAGCTCCGCGGCCAAGGTCATCACCCGCCCCGACCTCACCGACCTGTCGTCCAAGCTCACCTTCAACTCCAGCGGCGAGATCCTCACCGCCAGCGGCGGCAATCCCGGGCTCAGGCCGTTCGAGGCGTGGCAGTACGACCTGACCTTCGAGTGGTACATCGACGGCACCTCTGCACTGACCGGCGGCGTGTTCTACAAGGACATCTCCAGCTTCATCCAGACCCGGATGTCGAACCTGGTCTACCAGGGCCAGACCTATCTGCTGTCGTCCAAGACCAACGGCAGCGAGGCCAAGGTCAAGGGCGCGGAGGTGGCCTACCAGCAGGTGTTCGCCGGCCTGCCGGCGCCGCTGGATGGCCTGGGCATGCAGCTCAACTACACCTGGACCGACAGCGAAGCCACCTACCGCGACGGCACCCGCACCTTCACCGACAGCCTGGAAGGCGTGGCCAGGAACACCTACAACGCGGTGCTGTTCTACGAGAAGGGACCGCTGATGGCGCGGGTCAGCTACAGCTGGAGCGACGACATCCTCAACGCGGTCGGCACCGCCAACGTCGCCACGCTCAACAGCGACAGGTTCGGCAGCCTGGACGCGAACGTGGCCTGGAAGGTCAACGACACCCTGTCGCTGTTCGTCAACGCGATCAACCTCACCGGCGAAGTGCAGCGCCAGTACGTCGGCGACCATCTGTTCGGCGGCTACACCGACTACGGCCGCACCTGGTCGGTCGGCCTGCGCGCGCGTTTCTGA
- a CDS encoding DUF805 domain-containing protein has product MEWMLMPLKRYADFSGRSRRKEYWMFTLLNIIVITVLMMLMAIGGGVGGQNGTGALSLVAVVLLGLYSLAVLVPSIAVQVRRFHDQGKSGWYVLLGLIPWLGGVVILVFMFMEGTRGANAYGPDPKQA; this is encoded by the coding sequence ATGGAATGGATGTTGATGCCGCTCAAGCGCTACGCGGATTTTTCCGGGCGTTCGCGGCGCAAGGAGTACTGGATGTTCACGCTGTTGAACATCATCGTGATCACCGTGCTGATGATGTTGATGGCGATCGGCGGCGGCGTCGGCGGCCAGAACGGCACCGGTGCGCTGTCGCTGGTGGCGGTGGTGCTGCTGGGCCTGTATTCGCTCGCCGTGCTGGTGCCGTCGATCGCGGTGCAGGTGCGCCGTTTCCACGATCAGGGCAAGTCCGGCTGGTACGTGCTGCTTGGGCTGATCCCCTGGTTGGGCGGCGTGGTGATCCTGGTCTTCATGTTCATGGAAGGCACCAGGGGCGCCAACGCCTACGGTCCGGATCCGAAGCAGGCCTGA
- a CDS encoding FecR family protein, with translation MQALDATQQAQLLDWLTASPLHLREYMAVLRVAGELGAALRGMDLDVDALLAADRSADTDAAPRNVIALPLPPRAPRPVAPPSSVAETDRRTRLRGWGMGLAAALCGVAVLAGWAWPRTATYSTAHGEQRSVQLADRSTVHLNAQSTLRATMTPWSRRLQLLQGQASFVVAPDRRPLQVLAGALRIEDIGTTFDVTLYRQQARIDVTEGHVHVWHAGRPRQPMLADLGAGQSARIDDASGRVQLASEDVAAMHAWWQRRIVFRDEPLANVAEDFNRLNRTHLLIDDAAAGAMRLTGNLRGDDIASLRAFLADQPTLRVTATADAIRVGSRAAPRPGAH, from the coding sequence ATGCAGGCGCTGGACGCCACGCAGCAGGCGCAACTGCTGGACTGGCTGACCGCTTCGCCGTTGCATCTGCGCGAATACATGGCGGTGCTGCGCGTGGCCGGCGAACTGGGCGCGGCGCTGCGCGGCATGGACCTGGACGTGGACGCGCTGCTCGCTGCCGACCGCAGCGCAGACACCGATGCGGCGCCGCGCAACGTGATCGCGCTGCCGCTGCCGCCGCGTGCACCGCGACCGGTCGCGCCGCCGTCCAGCGTCGCCGAAACAGACCGGCGTACGCGCCTGCGCGGCTGGGGCATGGGCCTGGCCGCGGCACTGTGCGGCGTGGCGGTGCTCGCCGGCTGGGCCTGGCCGCGCACCGCGACCTACAGCACCGCGCACGGCGAGCAGCGCAGCGTGCAGCTGGCCGATCGCAGCACCGTGCATCTCAATGCGCAAAGCACGCTGCGCGCGACGATGACGCCGTGGAGCCGGCGCCTGCAGCTGCTGCAGGGCCAGGCCAGCTTCGTGGTCGCGCCGGATCGGCGCCCGCTGCAGGTGCTGGCAGGCGCGCTACGGATCGAGGACATCGGCACCACCTTCGATGTCACCCTGTACCGGCAGCAAGCGCGCATCGACGTCACCGAGGGCCACGTGCACGTGTGGCACGCCGGTCGCCCGCGACAGCCGATGCTGGCCGATCTCGGCGCCGGGCAGAGCGCGCGCATCGACGATGCCAGCGGCCGGGTCCAGCTGGCCAGCGAAGACGTCGCCGCGATGCATGCCTGGTGGCAGCGCCGCATCGTGTTCCGCGACGAGCCGCTGGCCAACGTGGCCGAGGATTTCAACCGGCTCAACCGCACCCACCTGCTGATCGACGATGCCGCTGCCGGCGCGATGCGCTTGACCGGCAACCTGCGCGGCGACGACATTGCCTCGCTGCGCGCGTTCCTCGCCGACCAGCCGACGCTGCGCGTCACCGCCACTGCCGACGCGATCCGCGTCGGCAGCCGTGCGGCGCCGCGACCGGGCGCGCACTAA
- the radA gene encoding DNA repair protein RadA, producing MAKAKTAYVCGECGAEYNKWQGQCTECGAWNSLSEIVLESASAAKAPAAARRSGWAGKTEAPKITALKDVEHRDQARVSTGIGEFDRVLGGGLAEGAVVLIGGDPGIGKSTLLLQALAKMASTLPVLYVTGEESLAQVAGRAVRLDLPLDGLNALAETGVEQILQQASAAQPRLIVADSVQTLWTESLTAAPGSVSQVRESAARLVRYAKETGTAVFLVGHVTKEGGIAGPRVLEHMVDAVLYFEGESGSRFRLLRAFKNRFGAVNELGVFAMGEKGLKEVSNPSAIFLSGSSANQPGSCVMVTREGTRPLMVEVQALVDASPLSNPRRVAVGLEQNRLAMLLAVLHRHGGILVGDQDVFVNVVGGIRVQETAADLPVLLAVLSSLRDRPLAEKTIAFGEVGLSGEIRPVPNGEDRLREAATHGFKRAIVPKANAPKTGVVKGMEVIAVERLSQALEAASE from the coding sequence ATGGCGAAAGCGAAAACGGCCTATGTCTGCGGCGAATGCGGCGCCGAATACAACAAATGGCAGGGCCAGTGCACCGAGTGCGGGGCGTGGAATTCGCTGAGCGAGATCGTGCTGGAAAGCGCGTCGGCGGCGAAGGCGCCGGCCGCGGCGCGGCGCAGCGGCTGGGCCGGCAAGACCGAGGCGCCGAAGATCACCGCGCTCAAGGACGTGGAGCATCGCGACCAGGCGCGCGTGTCCACCGGCATCGGCGAGTTCGACCGCGTGCTCGGCGGCGGCCTGGCCGAAGGCGCGGTGGTGCTGATCGGCGGCGACCCGGGCATCGGCAAGTCGACGCTGCTGCTGCAGGCGCTGGCGAAGATGGCCAGTACGCTGCCGGTGCTGTACGTGACCGGCGAGGAATCGCTGGCCCAGGTCGCCGGTCGCGCGGTACGCCTGGATCTGCCGCTGGACGGCCTCAACGCGTTGGCCGAGACCGGCGTCGAGCAGATCCTGCAGCAGGCCAGCGCGGCGCAGCCCAGGCTGATCGTGGCCGATTCGGTGCAGACGCTATGGACCGAGTCGCTGACCGCCGCGCCCGGTTCGGTCAGCCAGGTGCGCGAGAGCGCGGCGCGGCTGGTGCGTTACGCCAAGGAAACCGGCACCGCGGTGTTCCTGGTCGGCCACGTGACCAAGGAAGGCGGGATCGCCGGGCCACGCGTGCTCGAGCACATGGTCGATGCGGTGCTGTATTTCGAGGGCGAAAGCGGCAGCCGCTTCCGCCTGCTGCGCGCGTTCAAGAACCGCTTCGGCGCGGTCAATGAGCTGGGCGTGTTCGCGATGGGCGAGAAGGGGCTGAAGGAAGTCTCCAACCCGTCGGCGATCTTCCTGTCCGGCAGCAGCGCCAACCAGCCCGGCAGCTGCGTGATGGTGACCCGCGAAGGCACGCGGCCGCTGATGGTGGAAGTGCAGGCGCTGGTCGATGCCTCGCCGCTGTCCAATCCGCGGCGGGTGGCGGTGGGCCTGGAGCAGAACCGCCTGGCGATGCTGCTGGCGGTGCTGCACCGGCACGGCGGCATCCTGGTCGGCGACCAGGACGTGTTCGTCAACGTGGTCGGCGGCATCCGCGTGCAGGAAACCGCGGCCGACCTGCCGGTGCTGCTGGCGGTGCTGTCCTCGCTGCGCGACAGGCCGCTGGCGGAGAAGACCATCGCCTTCGGCGAGGTCGGGCTGTCCGGCGAGATCCGCCCGGTGCCCAACGGCGAGGACCGGCTGCGTGAGGCGGCCACGCACGGCTTCAAGCGCGCCATCGTGCCCAAGGCCAATGCGCCCAAGACCGGCGTGGTCAAGGGCATGGAAGTGATCGCGGTGGAGCGCCTGTCGCAGGCGCTGGAGGCGGCGAGCGAGTAA
- a CDS encoding jacalin-like lectin — MIQHLRTLVSFGIGASLACAGVAHAQSDTGVLDVLSYNVAGLPEGISSSNPSANTAQLAPKLAPYGLVHVQEDFNYHATLYAGDAHPYRTATSGGAAIGDGLNTLSNYPFSDFTRVKWNQCNGTDCLTPKGFSYMRVRLADGVLLDVYNAHPNAGTETGDLSARRANIGQLSQFIQTWSAGNAVLVMMDSNTRYTRADDNIRDLVAANGLTDPWVELVKGSAPAAGAEPLLCGTPPTNACEVVDKILYRDAPQLTLVANRYQLDPGNFYDSAGKPLSDHYPLYAQFGWAVGSDVRTSDQFGGPHGTPFNDLADSASARPLSGVTLRGAERVDSVGAILDTGKLLAHGGTGGQATTLSLGANETLTSATVSVGKYNDTTRVFSLSLRTSSGRSVQVGKPTSESYMLTAPSGWHIAGFTGRAGDEIDKLGVVYRKN, encoded by the coding sequence ATGATCCAGCATCTACGTACCCTCGTGAGCTTCGGCATCGGAGCGAGCCTGGCCTGTGCCGGCGTGGCGCACGCGCAATCGGACACCGGCGTGCTCGACGTCCTCAGCTACAACGTCGCCGGGCTGCCCGAGGGCATTTCCAGCAGCAACCCATCCGCCAACACCGCGCAACTGGCGCCGAAACTGGCGCCGTACGGCCTGGTCCACGTGCAGGAGGACTTCAACTACCACGCCACCCTGTACGCCGGCGACGCGCATCCCTACCGCACCGCCACCAGCGGCGGCGCCGCCATCGGCGACGGCCTCAACACGCTGAGCAACTATCCCTTCAGCGACTTCACCCGGGTCAAGTGGAACCAGTGCAACGGCACCGACTGCCTGACCCCGAAGGGCTTCAGCTACATGCGCGTGCGCCTGGCCGATGGCGTGCTGCTGGACGTGTACAACGCCCATCCCAACGCCGGCACCGAAACCGGCGACCTGTCCGCGCGCCGCGCCAACATCGGCCAGCTCTCGCAGTTCATCCAGACCTGGTCGGCCGGCAACGCGGTACTGGTGATGATGGATTCCAACACCCGCTATACCCGCGCCGACGACAACATCCGCGACCTGGTCGCGGCCAACGGCCTGACCGATCCGTGGGTGGAACTGGTCAAGGGCAGCGCACCGGCCGCCGGCGCCGAACCGCTGCTGTGCGGCACGCCGCCGACCAATGCCTGCGAGGTGGTCGACAAAATCCTGTACCGCGATGCGCCGCAGCTGACCCTGGTCGCCAACCGCTACCAGCTCGATCCCGGCAACTTCTACGACAGCGCCGGCAAGCCGCTGTCCGACCATTACCCGCTGTACGCGCAGTTCGGCTGGGCGGTCGGCAGCGACGTGCGCACCAGCGACCAGTTCGGCGGCCCGCACGGCACGCCGTTCAACGATCTGGCCGACAGCGCCAGCGCACGCCCGCTCAGCGGGGTGACCCTGCGCGGCGCCGAGCGCGTGGACAGCGTCGGCGCGATCCTGGACACCGGCAAGCTGCTCGCGCACGGCGGCACCGGCGGTCAGGCGACCACCCTGTCGCTGGGTGCCAACGAAACGCTGACCTCGGCCACCGTCAGCGTCGGCAAGTACAACGACACCACCCGCGTGTTCTCGCTGAGCCTTCGCACCAGCAGCGGCCGCAGCGTGCAGGTGGGCAAGCCGACCAGCGAGAGCTATATGCTGACCGCGCCCAGCGGCTGGCACATCGCCGGCTTCACCGGCCGCGCCGGCGACGAGATCGACAAGCTCGGCGTGGTGTACCGGAAGAACTGA
- a CDS encoding M61 family metallopeptidase: MTKSTAWMAPLLLAATAAFQASAQTAPPQDVPFAGTLKIDVDATDLAHRIFRVRTTIPATPGPMTLLYPQWIPGNHSPTGPIDKLAGLVIKANGQVLPWKRDQFDVYAFKVDVPQGASEIVAEYQFLSSQGDGQGRVMMTPEMLNLQWNTTALYPAGFYARNIKAQASVTLPPGWSYATALETAGRAGDTVTFKPIDFDDLVDSPMFAGKYYKRIALDASGKAPVYLNVFADEAKSLEAKPEQIKAHAALVQQMDKLYGARHFDHYEFLLALTEKLGGIGLEHHRSSENSGPLNYFTEWDKSWDRRDLLAHEFNHSWNGKYRRGADLATPNFNVPMGDSLLWLYEGQTQFWGEVLSARSGLWTQSQARDMLADVAATYQRGRPGLAWRALQDTTNDPTMSMRRPRAYRSYQMSEDYYSGGQMMWLEVDAKLRELSGNKRSIDDFAKAFFGMHDGAWGVNPYTFDDIVATLDGVARYDWATFLRSRVDGHDSLVGGIEASGWKLVYSDQPNEAIKTYEATKKGVGLTYSLGLSLDDKGIVQDVLWDGPAFDAGIIAGNSVVAVNGREYSADTIKEAITAAKGGTAPIELLVKRGNRYDTLRIAYHGGLQYPHLERIAGKPDRLSELYKAR; this comes from the coding sequence ATGACCAAGTCCACCGCCTGGATGGCGCCGTTGCTGCTGGCCGCCACCGCCGCCTTCCAGGCCTCGGCGCAGACCGCGCCGCCGCAGGACGTGCCGTTCGCCGGCACCCTGAAGATCGATGTCGATGCCACCGACCTGGCGCACCGCATCTTCCGCGTGCGCACCACCATCCCGGCCACGCCGGGTCCGATGACCCTGTTGTATCCGCAGTGGATCCCCGGCAACCATTCGCCGACCGGGCCGATCGACAAGCTGGCGGGACTGGTGATCAAGGCCAACGGCCAGGTGCTGCCGTGGAAGCGCGACCAGTTCGACGTGTACGCGTTCAAGGTCGACGTGCCGCAGGGCGCCAGCGAGATCGTCGCCGAATACCAGTTCCTGTCCTCGCAGGGCGACGGCCAGGGCCGGGTGATGATGACCCCGGAAATGCTCAACCTGCAGTGGAACACCACCGCGCTGTACCCGGCCGGCTTTTACGCGCGCAACATCAAGGCGCAGGCCAGCGTGACCCTGCCGCCGGGCTGGAGCTACGCCACCGCGTTGGAGACCGCCGGCCGCGCCGGCGACACGGTGACGTTCAAGCCGATCGACTTCGACGACCTGGTCGATTCGCCGATGTTCGCCGGCAAGTACTACAAGCGCATCGCGCTGGATGCCAGCGGCAAGGCGCCGGTGTACCTGAACGTGTTCGCCGACGAGGCCAAGTCGTTGGAGGCCAAGCCCGAGCAGATCAAGGCGCACGCGGCGCTGGTGCAGCAGATGGACAAGCTGTACGGCGCGCGCCATTTCGACCACTACGAATTCCTGCTGGCGCTGACCGAAAAGCTCGGCGGCATCGGCCTGGAGCATCACCGCTCCAGCGAGAACAGCGGCCCGCTCAATTATTTCACCGAGTGGGACAAGAGCTGGGACCGGCGCGACCTGCTCGCGCACGAGTTCAACCATTCCTGGAACGGCAAGTACCGCCGCGGCGCCGACCTGGCCACGCCGAACTTCAACGTGCCGATGGGCGACAGCCTGCTGTGGCTGTACGAAGGCCAGACCCAGTTCTGGGGCGAAGTGCTGTCCGCGCGTTCCGGCCTGTGGACGCAGAGCCAGGCGCGCGACATGCTCGCCGACGTCGCCGCCACCTACCAGCGCGGCCGCCCCGGCCTGGCCTGGCGCGCGCTGCAGGACACCACCAACGATCCGACCATGTCGATGCGCCGGCCGCGCGCCTACCGCAGCTACCAGATGAGCGAGGACTACTATTCCGGCGGGCAGATGATGTGGCTGGAAGTGGACGCCAAGCTACGCGAGCTCAGCGGCAACAAGCGTTCGATCGACGATTTCGCCAAGGCCTTCTTCGGCATGCACGACGGCGCGTGGGGCGTGAATCCGTATACCTTCGATGACATCGTCGCCACCCTCGATGGCGTGGCCAGGTACGACTGGGCGACGTTCCTGCGCAGCCGCGTCGATGGTCACGATTCGCTGGTCGGCGGCATCGAGGCCAGCGGCTGGAAGCTGGTCTACAGCGACCAGCCGAACGAGGCGATCAAGACCTACGAGGCGACCAAGAAGGGCGTCGGCCTGACCTATTCGCTGGGCCTGAGCCTGGACGACAAGGGCATCGTGCAGGACGTGCTGTGGGACGGCCCTGCGTTCGATGCCGGCATCATTGCCGGCAACAGCGTGGTCGCGGTCAACGGCCGCGAGTACAGCGCCGACACGATCAAGGAGGCGATCACCGCGGCCAAGGGCGGCACCGCGCCGATCGAGCTGCTGGTCAAGCGCGGCAACCGCTACGACACGCTGCGCATCGCCTACCACGGCGGCCTGCAGTATCCGCACCTGGAGCGCATCGCCGGCAAGCCGGACCGCTTGAGCGAGCTGTACAAGGCGCGTTGA